The Anoxybacillus flavithermus genome has a segment encoding these proteins:
- a CDS encoding IS4 family transposase: MHKHTTLPNLMQKIVSDEDLQSITEAVGYHDTSRTFTVRTLVDFFLLAALHEWKSFRHGADVAKMYGLPTFHYSTVSKKAKEVPYEVMKRLFALVVSKCNRQTRRSLRFPKALRIVDSTTVTVGKNRLTWAPYHGERSGVKMHVAYSPEQQMPSDIVETVGLRHDGPVGERLTDVQTVLVEDRAYFKIERLDRFVEQKQPFVIRMKDNVEIHQKKSLKRLSSSSSSIVADFTCRLGTKQCRSKKRHRVVIFQDANEHEIHVVTNVLEASAEKIAEMYQERWTVEVFFRWIKQYLNVPTLFGTNEHAVYNQLFAAFIAYVLLRWLYHRTEKRTTSSLTFLSFVRRFFSGQLPLEWKSEMAAVLFEYARIYGRSMPNFG, from the coding sequence ATGCACAAGCATACCACACTCCCAAATTTGATGCAAAAAATTGTTTCTGATGAAGATCTCCAGTCGATTACCGAAGCCGTTGGCTACCATGACACTTCGCGGACGTTTACGGTGCGCACGTTGGTTGATTTTTTTCTGCTGGCGGCACTTCACGAATGGAAAAGTTTCCGTCATGGTGCCGATGTGGCGAAAATGTACGGATTGCCGACGTTTCATTACTCGACGGTTTCTAAGAAAGCGAAAGAAGTTCCGTACGAGGTGATGAAGCGCTTATTTGCTTTGGTTGTTTCTAAGTGCAATCGCCAAACCCGCCGTTCGCTTCGCTTTCCAAAAGCATTGCGTATAGTAGACTCCACGACCGTCACCGTGGGGAAAAACCGCCTGACATGGGCACCCTATCATGGGGAACGATCCGGAGTGAAAATGCACGTCGCGTATTCCCCTGAGCAACAAATGCCGAGCGACATCGTAGAAACCGTAGGGTTGCGCCACGATGGACCGGTGGGAGAGCGGCTCACAGACGTACAAACGGTTCTTGTCGAAGATCGAGCGTACTTTAAAATTGAACGCCTCGATCGGTTTGTCGAACAGAAGCAACCGTTTGTGATTCGGATGAAAGACAATGTCGAGATCCATCAAAAAAAGAGCCTAAAGCGCCTTTCTTCCTCCTCTTCTTCTATTGTGGCGGATTTTACTTGCCGGTTAGGAACGAAACAATGTCGCTCCAAAAAGCGCCATCGCGTCGTGATCTTTCAGGATGCGAACGAGCATGAAATCCATGTGGTCACGAACGTCTTAGAGGCATCGGCGGAAAAGATTGCCGAGATGTATCAAGAACGTTGGACAGTGGAAGTGTTTTTCCGATGGATCAAGCAATATCTAAACGTTCCGACCTTATTTGGCACCAACGAGCATGCGGTATACAACCAACTTTTTGCGGCATTTATCGCTTATGTGTTACTGAGATGGCTATATCATCGAACGGAAAAACGGACAACCTCGTCCCTTACCTTTCTTTCGTTTGTCCGTCGTTTTTTCTCTGGGCAACTTCCTCTCGAATGGAAATCCGAGATGGCAGCTGTCTTATTTGAGTATGCCCGAATATATGGGAGGAGTATGCCTAATTTTGGATAA
- a CDS encoding ABC transporter permease produces MLRLILKDLYTQKKIVYFSPLLSLPYFLSMGKNISGSNFIAIVIYSLCIAFIAYFMAMYTNFNTGESEINQNRLILSLPVTRRSVINAKYIMISVWWLFSYTSHILIFILMNVVDTSMTFNQLLDMKVLLLSLCFTYLLMSIFYPLNYKFGFRVASPIGIAVFFLVTSGVGKILSSNKAKGMISIIIDQPIISFSIIAISVTLVSYVLTAHIFTNKDF; encoded by the coding sequence TTGCTTCGTTTAATTTTAAAAGATTTATATACACAAAAAAAAATTGTTTATTTTTCACCTCTATTATCATTACCATATTTTCTTTCAATGGGTAAAAATATCTCTGGTTCAAATTTTATTGCGATCGTAATATACAGCTTATGTATTGCATTTATTGCTTATTTTATGGCAATGTATACCAATTTTAACACAGGAGAAAGTGAAATAAATCAAAATAGGCTTATTCTTAGTTTACCCGTTACGAGACGTTCTGTTATCAATGCAAAATACATAATGATTAGTGTATGGTGGTTATTTTCATATACTTCTCATATTTTGATATTTATTTTAATGAATGTGGTTGATACCAGTATGACTTTTAATCAATTGCTTGATATGAAAGTATTGTTGCTTTCATTGTGTTTTACCTATCTTTTAATGTCTATTTTCTATCCACTCAATTACAAGTTTGGATTTCGTGTTGCAAGCCCAATTGGAATTGCAGTATTTTTTCTTGTGACAAGTGGAGTGGGAAAGATTTTATCATCTAATAAGGCTAAGGGCATGATCTCTATCATAATAGATCAACCGATTATTTCCTTTTCTATTATTGCAATTAGTGTTACTTTAGTCTCTTACGTTTTAACAGCACATATTTTTACAAACAAAGATTTTTAA
- a CDS encoding multidrug ABC transporter ATP-binding protein, translating into MFKHYKSISFLFPILKKSKLWFIIGIIGMIISSLITSPIPYFVGQVIDKALLTQKDYSELYKITLILALIYVVRYILSIVYQYFFTKVQQNVVNELRISMINKVIDAPLSFLNKKEKGYILGRISESGNVATLFSPTFLGTFTGIFDFFFSLVIMINLSVKLTMLVIIIVPIYYFISRNSSRKISESTTNVYETSAILNGEVYEMLNGIEDMKLLNGKDTQIRKLKSKLKDTIKSVIKQNLYFILFVQNIVLTNNLVTVLVLLISGILILQNELTIGIYTSFSLYLTTLLATTQSLGSLEITLKPIFVSIGRIKEFLMLDSEDSESCQPLNESIETITFNKVNFKYNDQSDLIISNLSFDISKGDKVLIRGVNGSGKTTLIKLITGLYSPTSGSILINGKDSALIDKKSIRDKIGIVSQNIFLFKGTILENILYGQKDKTKDDVINLINKYHLTEYINRLEKGLETEIVQNGSGISGGQAQIIAFLRAIIKKRDLIILDEATSNLDADTKKLILEILKESDLCNILIIISHEEEGLQFINKIIQLQHNKPSLEKTECVIEHEAMRGMA; encoded by the coding sequence ATGTTTAAACATTATAAAAGCATATCATTTTTATTTCCTATTTTAAAAAAGTCAAAACTCTGGTTTATTATTGGAATAATTGGGATGATTATTTCTTCGTTGATAACTTCTCCAATACCTTATTTTGTAGGTCAAGTAATTGATAAAGCTTTATTAACCCAAAAAGACTATTCTGAACTGTATAAAATCACTTTAATTTTAGCATTAATTTATGTTGTTAGATATATTTTATCTATAGTTTATCAGTATTTTTTTACAAAAGTCCAGCAAAATGTTGTTAATGAGCTTAGAATATCTATGATAAATAAGGTGATAGACGCTCCATTAAGCTTCCTAAATAAAAAAGAAAAAGGTTATATTCTTGGCAGAATCTCAGAATCTGGTAATGTAGCAACATTGTTTTCTCCGACATTTTTAGGAACCTTTACAGGAATATTTGATTTCTTTTTTTCTTTAGTAATAATGATTAATCTAAGTGTCAAACTTACTATGTTAGTCATAATTATTGTACCGATCTATTATTTTATATCAAGAAATTCATCCCGAAAGATATCCGAAAGTACAACAAATGTCTATGAAACTTCCGCCATATTAAATGGTGAAGTCTATGAAATGCTTAACGGAATTGAAGATATGAAACTGTTAAATGGTAAAGATACACAAATCAGGAAACTTAAAAGTAAATTAAAGGATACGATAAAGAGTGTTATAAAACAAAACTTATATTTTATACTTTTTGTGCAGAATATAGTATTAACCAACAATCTTGTTACAGTCTTAGTTTTGTTGATTTCAGGAATATTAATTTTGCAAAATGAATTGACTATTGGCATTTACACATCATTTTCTTTATATTTAACTACACTTCTTGCTACTACTCAATCTTTGGGTAGTTTAGAAATAACCTTGAAACCCATTTTTGTAAGTATAGGAAGAATTAAGGAGTTTTTAATGTTAGACAGTGAAGATTCCGAAAGCTGTCAACCATTGAACGAATCCATTGAGACCATAACATTTAATAAAGTCAATTTTAAATATAATGATCAAAGTGATTTAATTATAAGTAATTTGAGTTTTGATATTTCGAAGGGAGATAAAGTTCTAATACGCGGAGTTAATGGTTCAGGTAAAACTACCTTAATTAAATTAATAACTGGATTATATTCACCTACATCAGGAAGCATCTTAATTAATGGGAAAGATTCTGCTTTGATCGATAAAAAATCAATTAGAGATAAAATAGGAATTGTTTCTCAAAACATATTTCTTTTTAAAGGAACCATATTAGAAAATATTCTATATGGACAAAAAGATAAAACAAAAGATGACGTAATTAACTTAATAAATAAATATCACTTAACTGAATATATAAATAGACTTGAAAAAGGACTGGAGACAGAAATAGTACAAAATGGTTCGGGGATTTCCGGTGGGCAAGCGCAAATAATTGCCTTTCTACGAGCTATTATTAAAAAAAGAGATTTAATTATTCTAGATGAAGCAACATCTAATTTGGATGCTGACACTAAAAAACTTATTTTGGAAATACTCAAAGAAAGTGATCTTTGTAATATTTTAATAATAATTTCACATGAGGAGGAAGGGCTACAATTTATAAATAAAATAATACAGTTACAACACAATAAACCTTCTTTAGAAAAAACGGAATGTGTTATTGAACATGAGGCAATGAGAGGAATGGCTTAA
- a CDS encoding competence pheromone ComX, which yields MQQIIRFLVEHPEVIEKLQNGTVSLIGLSELEVKAVIKVFSESTRPLGYWR from the coding sequence ATGCAACAAATCATTCGCTTTTTAGTAGAACATCCGGAAGTCATCGAAAAATTACAAAATGGTACGGTGAGCCTGATCGGTTTAAGTGAGTTAGAGGTAAAAGCGGTGATAAAGGTGTTTAGCGAATCGACTAGACCGCTTGGATATTGGAGATAA
- a CDS encoding DNA-binding protein — translation MKRLKITDDHGWTPRTLRKQERKIKDASLRVRVTAVRLVMEGHLGKDVAKMVNLCRQSVSIYVARFNQGGLDHLLDRRLPPGRVPFLTEEQQQEIRQPVLTTTPVDAGWGIASSWNTRILQSYIQHTYDVSMSREGIRKLLHRLRLSWTRPTYKLVKGDAKRQAAFQRELEFIKKN, via the coding sequence ATGAAACGTTTGAAAATCACAGATGATCACGGTTGGACACCTCGAACCCTTCGGAAACAAGAACGGAAAATCAAAGATGCTTCCCTTCGCGTTCGGGTGACCGCTGTTCGTCTCGTCATGGAAGGTCATCTCGGTAAAGATGTGGCCAAAATGGTCAATCTGTGCCGTCAATCCGTTTCCATCTATGTTGCACGGTTTAATCAAGGTGGGCTCGATCATCTACTCGATCGTCGGTTGCCGCCTGGTCGTGTGCCGTTTCTTACGGAAGAACAACAACAAGAAATTAGACAACCCGTGTTAACCACCACACCTGTGGATGCTGGCTGGGGCATTGCTTCATCATGGAACACGCGTATTTTACAATCTTACATCCAACATACCTATGACGTTTCGATGTCACGGGAAGGGATTCGCAAGTTGTTGCATCGTTTGCGTTTGTCATGGACACGCCCGACGTATAAGCTCGTCAAAGGAGACGCCAAGCGTCAGGCTGCCTTTCAAAGAGAACTTGAATTTATAAAAAAAAACTAA
- a CDS encoding IS701 family transposase: MNRLAHHQGIDKFFTMLGLALYFSKPVMKHLVHIVDAMVTKGFSGTLTDLHHGSFHPNHRTTLSHFFTKSPWDEETLLHKLQQWILRRVERSSKRENSPLFVSIDDTICQKTKPSSRATHAIQGCDWHYSHAEKKSIWGHSLVWLMVHTMTQAFPFAFRLYDKTAGKSKGELAMEMLSSLDVSRPVYVLMDSWYPSQTLVEACLKKGFHVIAMLKTNRILYPKGIAIQAKQFAHYIEPKDTHLVTVGEERYRVYRYEGALNGLKDAVVILAWKADQPMTSEHLHCVLSTDRKLSDEDILRYYAERWSIECFFRQAKDQLKLDGYRVRGRRAVKRYWILVQLAYVYSMFESNSDFSDGLDLLRKRKGHSLVEFIYCAAKQNIPIDTVKKQLHVA; the protein is encoded by the coding sequence ATGAATAGATTAGCACATCATCAAGGAATCGACAAGTTTTTCACGATGTTAGGGTTGGCACTTTATTTCTCGAAACCTGTGATGAAGCATCTCGTTCATATCGTGGATGCGATGGTGACGAAAGGTTTTTCCGGGACGTTGACCGATCTTCATCATGGTAGTTTTCACCCGAATCATCGCACGACACTGAGCCATTTTTTCACGAAAAGTCCGTGGGATGAAGAAACATTGCTTCACAAACTCCAGCAGTGGATTCTTCGTCGTGTCGAACGCAGCTCGAAACGAGAGAATTCTCCCCTTTTTGTTTCAATCGATGATACAATTTGCCAAAAAACGAAGCCTTCGTCACGGGCAACACACGCCATTCAAGGGTGTGATTGGCACTATTCTCATGCCGAGAAAAAGTCAATCTGGGGGCATTCTCTCGTTTGGCTCATGGTTCATACGATGACCCAAGCGTTCCCTTTTGCCTTTCGCCTCTATGACAAGACGGCAGGGAAAAGCAAAGGGGAACTTGCGATGGAGATGCTTTCTTCTTTGGATGTGAGTCGCCCCGTTTATGTGCTCATGGATTCGTGGTATCCATCGCAAACCCTCGTGGAAGCTTGTCTGAAAAAAGGATTCCACGTGATTGCGATGCTCAAGACGAACCGAATTCTCTACCCGAAAGGTATCGCCATCCAAGCGAAGCAGTTTGCCCACTACATCGAACCGAAAGACACTCACCTCGTCACGGTGGGAGAAGAGCGTTATCGGGTGTATCGCTACGAAGGTGCTCTGAACGGTCTCAAGGATGCAGTGGTGATCCTCGCTTGGAAAGCGGATCAACCGATGACATCGGAACATCTTCATTGCGTCTTGAGCACGGATCGCAAGTTGAGCGATGAAGACATCTTGCGCTACTATGCTGAGCGTTGGTCGATCGAATGTTTTTTCCGTCAAGCGAAAGACCAGCTGAAACTCGATGGATACCGCGTTCGCGGGCGTCGGGCAGTGAAACGGTATTGGATCTTGGTGCAACTTGCGTATGTGTACAGCATGTTCGAGTCGAACAGTGATTTTTCGGATGGGCTCGATCTCCTGCGCAAGAGAAAAGGACATAGCCTCGTGGAGTTCATTTACTGTGCAGCAAAACAAAATATTCCTATCGATACCGTAAAAAAACAGCTCCACGTGGCATAA
- a CDS encoding histidine kinase, with protein sequence MNREVIVIIGAFVVAVYLTILNVTYPLFGIDVVEKKNGDVVVSGVYEFGWAKQHGIRPNDRVLKINGKHPLSHFTVEKYHVIEQAKTITIQRWNQVQTLRVDMKSHGVAQWVYYILLPTVFFLFTIRFSIFLLQLRPHGKSATVLIYLLLLMGLCYVSASLSAKYEPIGRQVFNGTFLALPTVFLHFVYEYFEKEKKVWFAKTSVFLLYGLNILLVFVLLTAPFHSIDETNALLLAYFINMSSVFTSLGKGWRKLRGDELQHTIKGIVLAISLSTIPFLFFYSLPMLVMKKWILPAELTVSFLFALPIVFFYLMATDQLFQLPFSIERLKYLGLFALFPSFFMMIVYNQWIHHSSKWAELVVLFSIVYIIVLATFYIKEWLDRKWRTKLRMQKHFYEESLYRISEQLKKQRTVEGAMYCLEKELQEILDVEKIEVIQSINEPLSFEYNEAHWANIVQKIRGAPLSIGRVMEHRSLFVVFIGSFHETCLWLVGKKKHPLSFRTEQKDWLSTIVYYTSMTIENMLKVEELLKELDRLKEKEHSISFTRLMFQWSERERKKLAIDLHDTLLQDLILLRRKVENLLVQPLCVEDIQKQLNDIDEEILDIIDVTREICHELRPPFLSQMGLKQAISQLIDRFHLRTNIKVKWNVHIQAKLGEEQELAMYRIIQELLNNAVKHSQASTIQLVFDAQDEAVQLRYVDDGVGIEMEKLNDHHGNLGLFGIKERVQGLGGTCKIASSHGSGLEITVTIPL encoded by the coding sequence ATGAACCGAGAAGTTATCGTAATCATTGGTGCTTTTGTTGTGGCAGTATATTTAACCATTTTAAATGTAACGTACCCCTTGTTCGGCATTGATGTAGTTGAAAAGAAAAATGGTGATGTTGTTGTAAGCGGTGTTTACGAGTTCGGCTGGGCGAAGCAACATGGCATTCGACCGAATGACCGAGTATTAAAGATAAATGGAAAACATCCACTCTCCCACTTTACTGTCGAAAAATATCACGTCATCGAACAAGCAAAAACGATAACCATTCAACGATGGAATCAAGTTCAAACGTTGAGAGTGGATATGAAGTCGCATGGGGTTGCACAATGGGTATATTACATCCTTTTACCGACGGTCTTCTTTTTATTTACCATCCGTTTTAGCATTTTTTTGCTTCAGTTGCGACCGCATGGTAAATCAGCGACTGTGCTTATTTATTTGTTATTGTTGATGGGGCTTTGTTATGTGAGCGCCAGCCTATCAGCAAAATATGAACCGATTGGAAGACAAGTGTTTAACGGTACATTTTTAGCTTTACCTACCGTCTTTTTACATTTTGTTTATGAATATTTTGAGAAAGAGAAGAAAGTGTGGTTTGCGAAGACAAGTGTCTTTCTTCTTTATGGATTAAATATTTTGCTAGTTTTTGTTTTGCTTACGGCACCGTTTCATTCCATCGATGAGACAAACGCGCTATTGCTCGCATATTTTATCAACATGTCATCTGTTTTTACTTCGCTAGGGAAAGGGTGGAGAAAGCTTAGGGGGGATGAACTGCAACATACGATAAAAGGAATTGTATTGGCAATTAGTTTATCGACGATCCCGTTTCTTTTCTTTTATAGTCTCCCTATGCTAGTGATGAAAAAATGGATACTGCCAGCGGAATTAACCGTTAGCTTTCTCTTCGCCTTACCGATCGTTTTCTTTTATTTAATGGCAACAGATCAACTGTTTCAACTGCCATTTTCCATCGAGCGGTTGAAGTATCTCGGTTTGTTTGCATTATTCCCATCTTTTTTTATGATGATTGTGTACAATCAATGGATCCATCACTCTAGCAAATGGGCTGAACTTGTTGTTTTATTTTCTATCGTTTACATCATCGTCCTTGCTACTTTTTACATAAAAGAATGGTTAGACCGCAAATGGCGGACAAAATTACGTATGCAAAAACATTTTTATGAAGAGAGCTTGTATCGCATAAGTGAACAACTGAAAAAACAACGTACAGTAGAAGGAGCCATGTATTGTTTGGAAAAGGAATTACAAGAAATTTTGGACGTAGAAAAAATAGAGGTAATACAGTCCATAAACGAACCGCTTTCTTTCGAGTACAATGAAGCACATTGGGCGAATATCGTCCAAAAAATAAGGGGTGCTCCACTTTCGATCGGGCGCGTAATGGAACATCGCTCCTTATTTGTCGTGTTTATCGGTTCATTTCATGAGACATGTTTATGGTTAGTAGGGAAAAAGAAACATCCTCTTTCATTTCGCACCGAGCAAAAAGATTGGCTATCTACGATTGTTTATTATACGAGCATGACGATCGAAAACATGTTAAAAGTGGAGGAGCTATTGAAAGAGTTAGATCGATTAAAAGAGAAAGAACATTCGATTTCGTTTACTCGGTTGATGTTCCAATGGTCAGAAAGGGAAAGAAAAAAACTGGCGATCGATTTGCATGATACATTGCTTCAAGATTTAATTTTGTTAAGACGAAAAGTGGAAAACTTGCTTGTTCAACCTCTATGCGTGGAAGATATACAAAAACAGCTAAACGATATCGACGAGGAGATCCTCGATATCATTGATGTAACAAGAGAAATATGTCATGAATTAAGACCGCCGTTTTTGAGTCAGATGGGACTAAAACAAGCAATCTCGCAGCTTATTGACCGATTTCATTTACGTACGAATATAAAAGTAAAGTGGAATGTTCACATACAAGCTAAATTAGGAGAAGAACAGGAACTGGCGATGTATCGGATCATACAAGAATTGTTAAACAACGCCGTAAAACATTCTCAAGCATCAACGATCCAACTCGTATTCGATGCGCAAGATGAGGCTGTTCAACTTCGTTATGTGGACGATGGAGTAGGAATAGAGATGGAAAAATTAAATGATCATCATGGTAATTTAGGATTATTTGGAATAAAAGAGCGTGTGCAAGGATTAGGTGGAACATGCAAAATCGCGTCATCGCATGGATCTGGATTAGAGATAACGGTAACCATTCCATTATAA
- a CDS encoding DUF5071 domain-containing protein, with product MELSEVKRLMKNLSWNMPQEVQLSAIRELTTIDDEYTPLLIQDTEKHCWENAVKVLNKIGYPRNRLAIPCLIELMQDMNWPGVPTAIEILKSIDKSVIVPHIEASLIKAAEDDDRMWIGGIQRLIDILQISESDFHDKEVYKLLKLSDW from the coding sequence ATGGAACTTAGTGAAGTAAAAAGATTGATGAAAAACTTGAGTTGGAATATGCCCCAAGAAGTTCAACTATCTGCAATAAGGGAGTTAACAACAATTGATGATGAATACACTCCTTTGTTAATACAAGATACCGAGAAGCATTGTTGGGAGAATGCGGTTAAAGTTTTAAATAAAATTGGATACCCACGAAATAGGCTGGCGATACCCTGCTTAATAGAGTTAATGCAAGATATGAATTGGCCTGGTGTCCCTACAGCGATAGAGATATTGAAGAGTATAGATAAAAGTGTGATAGTTCCACATATAGAGGCTTCGCTAATAAAAGCAGCTGAGGATGACGATCGCATGTGGATAGGGGGAATTCAGAGACTTATAGATATATTACAAATTTCTGAATCAGACTTTCATGATAAGGAAGTATATAAGTTATTAAAATTATCGGATTGGTAA
- a CDS encoding sodium ABC transporter ATP-binding protein, producing MESILELYDVCKVFNGFALQNVSFSLKKGYIMGFIGPNGAGKSTTIRCIMDLVHIDSGNIKLFGVDYHKNLKALKQRVGFVYDQDVFFEDLSVEKNKKIISLFYNTWDDDIFYRYANEFNIPLTKPVKHLSKGTKMKFALAIALSHHAELIIMDEPTTGLDPVFRKELLDILKDIIKDKDKAIFFSTHITTDLEQIADFITFILDGKILFCKQTEELLKQYVIITGPLNLKEVVQASQPISFKETSLGFEAFFETSRATEIISKYNLSFKKPSLEEIMYYLVKSNNNK from the coding sequence TTGGAGAGCATTTTGGAATTGTACGATGTGTGTAAAGTTTTTAATGGCTTTGCTTTACAAAATGTTAGTTTTTCTCTCAAAAAGGGCTATATTATGGGATTTATTGGCCCAAACGGTGCTGGGAAAAGTACTACGATCCGCTGTATTATGGATCTCGTACATATTGACAGTGGTAATATTAAGCTGTTTGGTGTAGATTATCATAAAAATTTGAAAGCATTAAAGCAGCGCGTTGGGTTTGTCTATGATCAAGATGTCTTTTTTGAGGATTTAAGTGTGGAAAAAAATAAAAAAATTATCTCGTTATTCTATAACACGTGGGATGATGATATTTTTTACCGATATGCCAACGAGTTTAACATTCCTTTAACAAAGCCAGTAAAACATTTGTCAAAGGGAACAAAAATGAAGTTTGCCTTAGCCATAGCTCTTTCTCATCATGCAGAACTAATTATTATGGATGAACCGACTACAGGGCTTGATCCGGTTTTCCGAAAAGAATTATTGGATATCTTAAAGGATATTATTAAAGATAAAGATAAGGCGATTTTTTTCTCGACACATATTACAACCGATTTAGAACAGATTGCTGATTTCATTACATTCATACTTGATGGGAAAATTCTTTTTTGTAAACAAACGGAAGAATTACTCAAACAGTATGTAATAATAACGGGGCCATTGAATCTTAAAGAGGTAGTCCAAGCCTCCCAACCCATATCATTCAAAGAAACATCGCTTGGATTTGAGGCATTTTTTGAAACGAGTAGGGCAACAGAAATAATTTCAAAGTATAATTTAAGCTTTAAAAAACCTTCCTTAGAAGAAATAATGTATTATTTAGTGAAATCTAATAATAATAAATAG
- a CDS encoding DNA-binding response regulator, with amino-acid sequence MIHILIVDDHRLVCEGTKNVLEREGDFQVDIVTSASEAEQIVEQRAYDVCLLDWCMPDMSGIELGKRILQKQPNAKIVIYTGYDVVPFLNYFVEFGITGFVSKTASSEQLVTAIRCALRDEAVIPVHVLRQLCRCGAKENMDENGQLAVLSSLEQELLMEVANGLCNKDIAEKHHTSQRTIERHLSRIFTKLHVSSRIEAVEKAKQLGLIPEHHML; translated from the coding sequence ATGATTCACATTTTAATCGTCGACGATCATCGTCTTGTTTGCGAAGGTACGAAAAATGTGCTTGAACGTGAAGGAGATTTTCAAGTAGACATTGTGACATCTGCGAGCGAAGCAGAACAAATCGTCGAGCAACGTGCGTATGATGTATGTTTACTTGACTGGTGTATGCCGGATATGAGCGGTATCGAATTGGGTAAACGAATTCTCCAAAAACAGCCGAATGCGAAAATTGTCATCTATACCGGATATGATGTTGTTCCCTTTTTAAATTATTTCGTTGAATTCGGCATTACCGGTTTTGTTAGCAAAACCGCATCAAGCGAGCAATTGGTGACAGCGATTCGCTGTGCGCTACGAGATGAGGCGGTCATTCCTGTGCATGTATTGCGTCAGCTGTGCCGTTGTGGAGCAAAAGAAAATATGGATGAAAACGGACAACTGGCTGTGCTGAGTTCTCTCGAGCAAGAACTATTAATGGAAGTTGCTAACGGCTTATGTAATAAAGATATTGCAGAAAAACATCACACGAGCCAACGAACGATAGAAAGACATTTATCGCGCATCTTCACAAAGCTGCACGTATCTTCACGAATAGAAGCAGTGGAAAAAGCAAAACAATTAGGGCTCATTCCAGAGCATCATATGTTGTGA
- a CDS encoding polyprenyl synthetase: MSEKEKIAKKIKEIVEQFMSEPQLKAHMLMAIEQHMKESDLLFGRLAYLHYDLFSTQGNHSTYIAAAIELIVLAGDLLDDVVDQDRFEDTAIPLHIAIGFLLLGQQAIANVSIPSNKKLKALSYVTSCLLQSVHGQQLDVACDVQTEAEYIKMVEKKSGSLVAMACVIGALLAGKEDIATLETYARYIGIAAQIDNDLDALYNWDKKADIQAKKKSLPILYMLESKNDNLWKQYFNNDIDYDRMYVQKEKALQQMEQEGAFYYAKVMSQIYKEKALQEIEKLDVDDAYKSALKTFI; this comes from the coding sequence ATGAGTGAAAAAGAAAAAATAGCGAAAAAAATAAAGGAAATCGTGGAACAATTTATGTCGGAACCGCAACTGAAAGCACACATGTTGATGGCAATCGAGCAACATATGAAAGAGAGCGATTTGTTGTTTGGACGGTTGGCTTACTTGCATTATGACTTGTTTTCGACACAAGGAAATCACTCAACATATATCGCAGCGGCTATTGAATTGATCGTGCTTGCTGGCGATTTACTTGATGATGTAGTCGATCAAGATCGTTTCGAGGATACAGCTATTCCTCTTCATATTGCGATCGGGTTCTTGCTGCTTGGCCAGCAAGCGATTGCGAATGTATCGATTCCTAGTAATAAAAAATTAAAGGCACTGTCATATGTTACGTCTTGCTTGTTGCAAAGTGTACACGGACAACAGCTCGATGTGGCGTGTGACGTACAAACAGAAGCAGAATATATAAAAATGGTAGAGAAAAAATCAGGCTCTCTTGTTGCGATGGCTTGTGTAATCGGAGCATTATTAGCAGGAAAAGAGGACATCGCAACGCTTGAAACATATGCTCGCTACATCGGTATTGCAGCACAAATCGACAATGATCTTGATGCGCTATACAACTGGGATAAAAAAGCTGATATTCAAGCAAAGAAAAAGTCGCTTCCGATTTTGTATATGCTAGAAAGCAAGAACGATAACTTATGGAAGCAGTATTTCAACAACGATATAGACTACGATAGGATGTATGTCCAAAAAGAAAAAGCGCTTCAGCAAATGGAACAGGAAGGAGCGTTTTACTATGCAAAAGTGATGAGCCAGATTTACAAGGAAAAGGCTTTGCAAGAAATCGAAAAACTAGATGTAGATGATGCGTATAAATCTGCGCTGAAAACATTTATTTGA